The following nucleotide sequence is from Azoarcus sp. CIB.
GCCATGCCGTCCTCGATCGACACGATCGGGAAACGGTCGGCCAGCGTCGCGAGATAGTCGGCGAAGCCTTCCGAGCTCAGGGTCAGGCCTTCGCCCGCGAGGACGTACTTGCCGTCCTTGTAGAACTCCGACGCCGCGCAGTCGAGTGCCAGCACCACCTCGCGGCCCGGCTCGTAACCGGCGGCCGAGATCGCGTCCTGGATCATGTTAAGGGCTTCCTCGGTGCTGCCGACGTTCGGCGCGAAACCGCCCTCGTCGCCGACGGTCGTCGGGTAGCCCTTCTTGTCGGTGAGCTTCTTCAGGTGATGGAAGATCTCGGCGCCGCAACGCAGCGCCTCACGGAAGCTGGTCGCGCCGACGGGCATGATCATGCATTCCTGGATATCCAGGCTGTTGTTGGCATGCGCGCCGCCGTTGATGACGTTCATCATTGGCACCGGCATCGCCATCGGGCCCGAACCACCGAAGTAGCGGTAGAGCGGCAGGCCGGCCTCTTCGGCGGCAGCCTTCGCGACGGCCATCGACACGGCCAGCATCGCGTTGGCGCCGAGGCGCGACTTGTTCTCGGTGCCGTCGAGCTCGATCAGGGTCCGGTCGATGAAGGACTGTTCCTCGGCGTCGAGGCCGATGATCGATTCCGAGATCTCGGTGTTGACGTTCTCGACCGCACGCAGGACGCCCTTGCCCAGGTAGCGCGCGGCGTCGCCGTCACGCAGTTCGATGGCTTCGCGCGAACCGGTCGAGGCGCCCGACGGCACCGCCGCGCGGCCCATCACGCCGGATTCGAGCAGAACGTCCGCCTCGACGGTCGGGTTGCCGCGCGAATCCAGAATTTCGCGGGCAATGACATCAACGATTGCACTCATGGGTATTCCTGTCCTTCCAGGGGTCAAAAATGGGTTGATCGAAACGCAGGCAGCCGCTTCAGACGGCCAGTTCCATGAAGCCGTGGCGCTTCACCAAGCTGTCGATGTCCTTCAGCGTCGCCAGCAGCGCCTTCATCTTCGGCAGGGGCCACGCATTCGGGCCGTCCGACAGGGCCTTCGCCGGATCGGGATGAGTTTCCATGAACAATCCCGCCACGCCCACCGCCACGGCCGCGCGCGCCAGCACCGGCACGAACTCGCGCTGTCCGCCCGAGGCCGTGCCCTGCCCGCCCGGCAGCTGCACCGAATGGGTCGCATCGAACACGACCGGGCAGCCCGTTTCGCGCATGATCGCAAGGCTGCGCATGTCCGACACGAGATTGTTGTAACCGAACGATGCACCGCGTTCGCACACCATGATGGTGTCCGCACCGCCGTTGGCCTCGCGCGCCTTGTCGACGACGTTCTTCATGTCGCCGGGGGCCAGGAACTGCCCCTTCTTGATGTTCACCGGCTTGCCGCTGGCGGCGACCGCATGGATGAAGTCGGTCTGGCGGCACAGGAAGGCCGGGGTCTGCAGCACGTCGACGACGGCCGCCACGGCCGGGATTTCCTCGATCGCGTGCACGTCGGTCAGCACCGGCACGCCGAGCTGCTTGCGCACGTCGGCGAGGATCTCGAGCCCCTTCTCCATGCCCGTACCGCGGTAGGACTTGCCCGAACTGCGGTTGGCCTTGTCGTACGACGACTTGTAGATGAAGGGGATCGCCAGCTCGGCGCAGATCTCCTTCAGCGCGCCGGCCGTTTCGAAGGCCATGTCGCGCGACTCGATCACGCACGGCCCGGCAATCAGGAAGAACGGCTTGTCGAGGCCGACCTCGAATCCGCAGAGTTTCATCGCGACTCCCTCAGGCCGCCGCAGCGGCCGCCTTGCGCGCCAGCGCCGCCTTCACGTAGGCCGTGAATAGCGGATGTCCCTTGCGCGGGTTGGAAGTGAATTCCGGGTGGAACTGGCAGCCGACGAACCACGGATGCACGTCGGCCGGCAGTTCGATCATCTCGCACAGGTCGGTGCCCGGAGCGCGGCCGGAGACGACCAGACCCTTCTCTTCGAGTTGCGAGAGCAGCTTGTTGTTCACTTCGTAGCGGTGGCGGTGACGCTCGACGACGTCGGCGGAACCGTAGACCTCGCGCGCCAGCGAGCCGTCGGCAAGGTGGCACAGCTGGGCGCCGAGGCGCATCGTGCCGCCGAGATCGGAGCTTTCGCTGCGCTTTTCGACCTTGCCGGTGCGATCCTGCCATTCGGTGATCAGGCCGATCACCGGATACTGCGTATCGCGCTCGAACTCGGTCGAATGCGCACCGGCCATGCCGGCAACGTCGCGGGCAAACTCCACGACGGCGAGCTGCATGCCCAGGCAGATGCCCAGATAGGGAACCTTGTTCTCGCGTGCGTAGCGGATCGCGGCGATCTTGCCCTCGGTGCCGCGCTTGCCGAAGCCGCCCGGCACCAGGATGGCATCCATCTTTTCCAGCGCCTTGCAGCCGTCGCGCTCGATATCCTCGGAGTCGAGGTAGTGGATCGTCACCTTGCTCTCGGTGTGCATCCCGGCGTGGTTAAGCGCTTCGATGAGCGACTTGTAGGATTCGGTCAGGTCGACGTACTTGCCCACGAAGGCGACGTCAACGGTCTGCTTCGGGTTCTCGAGCGCATGGACGAGCTTTTCCCACACGCTCAGGTCTGCCGCGCGCGCGAGGATGTTGAGCTTGTGGCAGACGATTTCGTCGAGCATCTGGTCGTGCAGCTGCCCGGGGATCTTGTAGATCGAGTTCGCGTCGAGGCACTCGATGACCGCTTCGTGCATCACGTTGCAGAACAGCGCGATCTTGCGGCGCTCGTCGGCGGGGATCGAACGGTCGGCGCGGCACAGCAGAATGTCGGGCTGGATGCCGATCTCGCGCAGCTCCTTCACCGAATGCTGCGTCGGCTTGGTCTTCAGTTCGCCCGCGGTCGGGATGTACGGAACCAGCGTCAGGTGGATGAAGCAGGTGCCATTGCGGCCCTCCTCGAACCCCATCTGGCGGATCGCCTCGAGGAAGGGCAGCGACTCGATGTCGCCCACGGTGCCACCGACCTCGACGATCGCCACGTCGGCACCTTCGGCGCCGCGCTTGATGTACTGCTTGATCTCGTCGGTGATGTGCGGGATGACCTGCACCGTCTTGCCGAGATATTCGCCGCGGCGCTCCTTCTTGATCACCGCTTCGTAGATCTGGCCGGTGGTGAAGTTGTTGCGCTTGCTCATGCGGGCGCTGGTGAAGCGCTCGTAGTGGCCCAGATCGAGGTCGGTCTCGGCGCCGTCCTCGGTCACGAAGACCTCGCCGTGCTGGAACGGGCTCATCGTGCCCGGATCGACGTTGATGTAGGGATCCAGCTTGAGGTGGGTAACCTTGATGCCGCGGGATTCGAGAATGGCCCCCAGCGAGGCCGCTGCAATGCCTTTGCCCAAAGAGGACACGACACCGCCGGTAACGAAGACGTATTTGGTCATGGGAACGTTGCTGCGGGAAAGCGCGATCATAACCGAAGAGGCCCGCGGGCCGGAAGCGATGTGCGGCACCTGCCGATTTCCCCGGCCGAAAACGGTGTGGTCGTAAATGCCGTCACGAGCGCGAAACGCGAAGCGGCGCGGGCGAACGGGCGGCGCCTGATCCTGCTCGGAGCCTTCGGCCGCCACAGCTTCTGCGACCTGCTTCTCGCCCCTTATTGCGGTGCAGATCGCAGCGACAGGGAGATGATGCGACATGCCGCGCCAATGGCGCACGCCAGAC
It contains:
- a CDS encoding CTP synthase; amino-acid sequence: MTKYVFVTGGVVSSLGKGIAAASLGAILESRGIKVTHLKLDPYINVDPGTMSPFQHGEVFVTEDGAETDLDLGHYERFTSARMSKRNNFTTGQIYEAVIKKERRGEYLGKTVQVIPHITDEIKQYIKRGAEGADVAIVEVGGTVGDIESLPFLEAIRQMGFEEGRNGTCFIHLTLVPYIPTAGELKTKPTQHSVKELREIGIQPDILLCRADRSIPADERRKIALFCNVMHEAVIECLDANSIYKIPGQLHDQMLDEIVCHKLNILARAADLSVWEKLVHALENPKQTVDVAFVGKYVDLTESYKSLIEALNHAGMHTESKVTIHYLDSEDIERDGCKALEKMDAILVPGGFGKRGTEGKIAAIRYARENKVPYLGICLGMQLAVVEFARDVAGMAGAHSTEFERDTQYPVIGLITEWQDRTGKVEKRSESSDLGGTMRLGAQLCHLADGSLAREVYGSADVVERHRHRYEVNNKLLSQLEEKGLVVSGRAPGTDLCEMIELPADVHPWFVGCQFHPEFTSNPRKGHPLFTAYVKAALARKAAAAAA
- the kdsA gene encoding 3-deoxy-8-phosphooctulonate synthase, producing the protein MKLCGFEVGLDKPFFLIAGPCVIESRDMAFETAGALKEICAELAIPFIYKSSYDKANRSSGKSYRGTGMEKGLEILADVRKQLGVPVLTDVHAIEEIPAVAAVVDVLQTPAFLCRQTDFIHAVAASGKPVNIKKGQFLAPGDMKNVVDKAREANGGADTIMVCERGASFGYNNLVSDMRSLAIMRETGCPVVFDATHSVQLPGGQGTASGGQREFVPVLARAAVAVGVAGLFMETHPDPAKALSDGPNAWPLPKMKALLATLKDIDSLVKRHGFMELAV
- the eno gene encoding phosphopyruvate hydratase; this encodes MSAIVDVIAREILDSRGNPTVEADVLLESGVMGRAAVPSGASTGSREAIELRDGDAARYLGKGVLRAVENVNTEISESIIGLDAEEQSFIDRTLIELDGTENKSRLGANAMLAVSMAVAKAAAEEAGLPLYRYFGGSGPMAMPVPMMNVINGGAHANNSLDIQECMIMPVGATSFREALRCGAEIFHHLKKLTDKKGYPTTVGDEGGFAPNVGSTEEALNMIQDAISAAGYEPGREVVLALDCAASEFYKDGKYVLAGEGLTLSSEGFADYLATLADRFPIVSIEDGMAENDWAGWKTLTDKLGRKIQLVGDDLFVTNTKILEQGIDQGIANSILIKINQIGTLSETFAAVEMAKRAGYTAVISHRSGETEDSTIADIAVGLNAMQIKTGSLSRSDRISKYNQLLRIEEDLGDTVSYPGRRAFYNLRVR